A window of Panicum virgatum strain AP13 chromosome 8K, P.virgatum_v5, whole genome shotgun sequence contains these coding sequences:
- the LOC120645977 gene encoding short-chain dehydrogenase reductase ATA1-like produces MGTGRHATPGHGGGAVPCRVVPPCQHPGPGRPYEGAGVPDRAPGHGSTAGPSGGGRGGPWRGRPAQPHRRRVGAAAALGGGGEVGEDELQLAGDATRQRQGTPPPRLLLANKVAVITGAASTVGKAIAQKFFNNGASVFLADKELDKCRSFAEQLIIEKNKDRPNDKTTHLDIFYNNTEFNHVSALLSDSKAFENTMAANFQSVLDSINLASAVMKSQNPKGGCILLRSSTMGLLGDLVPSAYSISQAAAIGVIRAKAAELAVHGVRVNAISQHANVHKRVLKSIFPHAEDDHLEHMINKYIMTKMATEEDAADAAVYLVSEYCKSVTGNNLILNGEFTLP; encoded by the exons ATGGGCACGGGGAGGCACGCCACgccggggcacggcggcggcgccgtgccgtgccgcgtaGTGCCGCCGTGCCAACATCCCGGCCCGGGCAGGCCCTACGAGGGCGCCGGCGTGCCGGACCGTGCCCCTGGGCACGGCAGCACGGCAGGCCcgagcggcggtggccggggcgGACCATGGCGGGGAAGACCGGCGCAGCCGCACAGGCGacgggtgggggcggcggcggccctcggcggcggtggcgaggtgggCGAGGACGAGCTGCAGCTGGCCGGCGACGCGACGCGGCAGAGGCAGGGGACGCCGCCACCGAG ATTACTGCTTGCTAACAAGGTGGCCGTCATCACGGGAGCCGCAAGCACAGTCGGCAAGGCGATTGCCCAAAAATTCTTCAACAACGGCGCCTCGGTCTTCCTCGCAGACAAGGAGCTGGACAAGTGCAGAAGCTTCGCAGAGCAACTGATCATCGAAAAGAACAAGGACCGGCCTAATGATAAAACCAC GCATCTCGACATCTTCTACAACAACACCGAGTTCAACCACGTGTCTGCTCTGTTGAGCGACAGCAAAGCCTTCGAGAACACCATGGCGGCCAACTTCCAGTCCGTCCTGGACAGCATCAATCTCGCCAGTGCTGTGATGAAGAGCCAGAACCCGAAGGGAGGCTGCATCCTCCTGAGGAGCAGCACCATGGGCTTGCTCGGCGACCTGGTGCCGTCGGCGTACAGCATCTCCCAGGCCGCAGCCATCGGCGTGATCCGGGCCAAGGCGGCGGAGCTGGCGGTGCACGGTGTGCGGGTGAATGCTATCTCGCAGCACGCCAACGTTCACAAGCGCGTGCTCAAGTCAATCTTCCCCCACGCCGAGGATGACCACCTTGAACATATGATCAACAAGTACATTATGACCAAGATGGCGACCGAAGAGGACGCGGCCGACGCGGCGGTGTACCTCGTGTCGGAGTACTGTAAGAGCGTGACAGGGAACAACCTCATCCTGAACGGTGAGTTCACTCTTCCTTAG